A stretch of Hemicordylus capensis ecotype Gifberg chromosome 9, rHemCap1.1.pri, whole genome shotgun sequence DNA encodes these proteins:
- the GCSH gene encoding glycine cleavage system H protein, mitochondrial: MAVAAAAARAWRQAGALGAAGLRRRAFLGGGSRLAWAGSGSSPQASAPARGLRASPALLLAARRFTDKHEWISLENGIGTVGISNFAQEALGDVVYCSLPEIGTKLNQQDEFGALESVKAASELYSPLTGEVTEVNTALADNPGLVNKSCYQDGWLIKMTVDNPSEFDELMNEDAYEKYIKSIEE, encoded by the exons atggcagtggcggcggcggcggcgcgcgcGTGGAGACAGGCCGGGGCGCTCGGAGCCGCCGGCCTGCGTCGTCGCGCCTTCCTCGGCGGGGGCTCCCGGCTGGCTTGggccggcagcggcagcagcccgCAGGCCTCCGCCCCGGCCCGGGGGCTCCGCGCCAGCCCCGCGTTGCTGCTTGCCG CCCGTAGATTCACAGACAAGCATGAGTGGATATCCCTTGAAAATGGCATTGGAACCGTAGGAATCAGCAATTTTGCACAG GAAGCGCTCGGAGACGTGGTGTATTGTAGTCTTCCAGAAATTGGAACAAAGCTGAACCAACAGG ATGAGTTTGGTGCTTTGGAAAGCGTGAAAGCTGCTAGTGAACTTTATTCTCCTCTTACGGGAGAAGTAACGGAAGTCAACACTGCCCTTGCAGATAACCCGGGACTTGTCAACAAGTCTTGCTATCAAGATG GTTGGCTTATCAAGATGACTGTGGATAACCCTTCAGAATTTGATGAACTGATGAATGAAGATGCTTATGAGAAATACATAAAATCAATCGAAGAATGA